In one window of Nocardia brasiliensis DNA:
- a CDS encoding DUF7144 family membrane protein — MRRIRHSANAPRYSGALAISAGFVQLLAATAALTDRKICFMRQTVTQPSTSTRPGWYLFVVAILIICCGGYLLSRRPSAYPVGVAAVAVSGVDSVVFAARYPDFALILVVIVLLTVCTLIRELPHRTIAPR, encoded by the coding sequence ATGCGAAGAATTCGGCACAGCGCGAACGCACCCCGCTACTCGGGCGCGCTCGCCATCTCCGCCGGGTTCGTGCAACTGCTCGCCGCCACTGCCGCACTCACCGACCGGAAGATCTGCTTCATGCGGCAGACGGTGACCCAGCCATCGACCTCGACCCGGCCCGGCTGGTACCTGTTCGTCGTTGCGATACTGATCATCTGCTGCGGCGGCTACCTGCTCAGCCGCAGGCCGAGCGCCTATCCGGTCGGCGTCGCCGCGGTCGCCGTCAGCGGGGTCGACAGCGTCGTGTTCGCGGCCCGCTATCCGGACTTCGCACTGATACTGGTCGTCATCGTGCTGCTGACGGTCTGCACGCTGATCCGGGAACTACCGCACCGCACGATCGCGCCCAGATAA
- a CDS encoding lipase family protein, whose protein sequence is MFGIKTRATARLLFPVVLVAAVSVCGIGPAVALPPLPGAPAAPAQDEFYTQPDDLTGRGMGEVLDSRPVTLRDVPARVPLTAWQVKYVSQDTKGVPWTTVATIIQPVGGARLDRLVAYDPWIDALDPRCNPSYQLRAGAPFMAGSGMLTEVINLAVLLDRGYTVVVPDYLGPRNHFTAAYVEGRNTLDGIRAALGFAPAGLARSAPVGMFGYSGGARGTEFAAELAAEYAPELNLVGTVAIGLPVDLRASGWRMNKTLFAGLDVASALGLARAYPELGLAAMFTDPQLEQRISDLCNVEIQARYAFADGHDMTFGRRWPLDEPAVVAAVDSIRAGQLGTPAAPLYLAVAENDQVALPADNDRLAADYRARGVALTYVKVPLADHVSSISVAGPPAMTWLSERLDGAA, encoded by the coding sequence ATGTTCGGTATCAAGACCCGCGCGACGGCGCGACTGCTCTTTCCCGTTGTGCTCGTGGCCGCGGTGTCGGTCTGCGGTATCGGCCCGGCGGTGGCGTTGCCCCCGCTGCCCGGTGCGCCTGCCGCGCCCGCGCAGGACGAGTTCTACACCCAGCCGGACGATCTGACGGGCCGCGGGATGGGCGAGGTGCTCGACAGCCGACCGGTCACGCTGCGCGATGTGCCCGCGCGCGTGCCGTTGACGGCCTGGCAGGTGAAATACGTGAGCCAGGATACGAAGGGGGTGCCCTGGACCACGGTGGCGACGATCATCCAGCCCGTCGGCGGCGCCCGGCTGGACCGGCTGGTCGCCTACGACCCGTGGATCGACGCTCTTGATCCACGCTGCAATCCCTCCTACCAGCTGCGCGCAGGCGCGCCCTTCATGGCGGGCTCGGGCATGCTCACCGAGGTGATCAATCTCGCGGTGCTGCTCGACCGCGGTTACACCGTCGTCGTGCCCGACTATCTCGGTCCGCGAAACCATTTCACGGCCGCCTACGTCGAGGGCCGCAACACCCTCGACGGTATCCGCGCCGCGCTCGGCTTCGCGCCCGCGGGACTGGCGCGCTCGGCCCCGGTGGGCATGTTCGGATACTCCGGCGGAGCGCGCGGCACCGAGTTCGCGGCTGAGCTGGCCGCGGAATACGCGCCCGAACTCAATCTTGTCGGTACCGTCGCCATCGGCCTGCCCGTCGACCTGCGGGCGTCCGGGTGGCGGATGAACAAGACCCTGTTCGCCGGCCTGGACGTGGCATCGGCATTGGGTCTCGCCCGCGCCTACCCGGAGCTCGGCTTGGCCGCGATGTTCACCGATCCACAGCTGGAACAACGGATTTCGGATCTGTGCAACGTCGAGATCCAGGCACGCTATGCCTTCGCCGACGGCCACGACATGACATTCGGCCGACGGTGGCCCCTCGACGAACCCGCGGTGGTGGCGGCGGTGGATTCCATCCGAGCCGGACAGCTGGGCACACCCGCGGCGCCGCTGTATCTGGCGGTCGCGGAGAACGACCAGGTGGCGCTGCCGGCGGACAACGATCGATTGGCTGCGGATTACCGTGCGCGCGGCGTCGCGCTGACCTACGTCAAAGTGCCGTTGGCCGACCATGTCTCGTCCATCTCGGTGGCGGGCCCGCCCGCCATGACGTGGTTGTCCGAGCGCTTGGACGGTGCCGCGTAG
- a CDS encoding acyltransferase domain-containing protein, translating to MTVHTTAALFPGQGAYFAGALAGVRDVPEVRELVREIDEVAVRHAGGSVSEPLFATDGPAIDELLGSAPDLLQLAIYTASVAAHRLLLNRGVRPDVLVGHSFGEIAALVGAGAFTPADGARIVCHRDAALRESAEPDGYLLAVRADAARAERILGLIGDARAVVAAENHDQQTILAGPQSAMDTAVAVAAALGLGALALRAPYPFHSPLVHEAAFDFADRIRDIPQAPLGARVYSPILGRVYRDVDRLTALLAGHLIRPVRFAPALRELRAAGVGVFVECGPLDGLTKIARAVLGSDAEYVAPLTPAAATVEVIAELAGVPHNSSGADEQDAVHQALAPGLSAAEFKRRWREHVERIMHRTIAEFDAEVDPRASVAKSASTDALDTEDYDWIAPAPVPRASAPTALPAAPAAPAPAFALSSPERAELLPGGPDIDAVPPRAELLRELVVLYADALEYPPEVFDEDTDLESELGVDSVKQTELLRRVGDNYRLGPLPTDFKLGEHNTLGRIADLINSG from the coding sequence ATGACGGTCCACACGACAGCCGCGCTCTTCCCGGGGCAGGGCGCCTATTTCGCCGGTGCGCTGGCCGGGGTGCGTGACGTTCCCGAGGTTCGGGAGCTGGTGCGCGAGATCGACGAGGTGGCTGTCCGGCACGCGGGCGGCTCGGTGTCGGAACCCCTCTTCGCAACGGACGGTCCCGCCATCGATGAGCTGCTCGGTTCGGCGCCGGATCTGTTGCAGCTGGCGATATACACCGCCTCGGTGGCCGCCCATCGACTCCTGTTGAACCGAGGAGTACGACCGGATGTGCTGGTGGGGCACAGTTTTGGTGAGATAGCGGCACTGGTCGGCGCGGGCGCGTTCACCCCCGCCGACGGTGCGCGGATCGTATGTCACCGCGATGCCGCACTCCGGGAATCGGCTGAGCCGGACGGATATCTGCTCGCGGTGCGCGCCGATGCGGCGCGGGCCGAACGGATACTCGGCTTGATCGGCGACGCGCGGGCCGTCGTGGCCGCCGAAAACCATGACCAGCAAACGATTCTCGCCGGACCGCAGTCGGCGATGGATACCGCGGTCGCGGTCGCGGCCGCACTCGGTCTCGGCGCACTGGCGCTACGTGCGCCGTACCCGTTCCACAGCCCGCTGGTGCACGAGGCCGCCTTCGACTTCGCCGATCGGATCCGGGATATCCCGCAGGCGCCGCTGGGTGCGCGGGTCTATTCGCCGATCCTCGGTCGGGTCTATCGGGATGTCGACCGATTGACCGCGCTGTTGGCCGGGCACCTGATCCGGCCGGTGCGATTCGCCCCCGCGCTGCGGGAGCTACGGGCCGCCGGGGTCGGCGTCTTCGTCGAGTGCGGTCCGCTCGACGGCTTGACCAAGATCGCCCGCGCGGTGCTCGGCTCCGACGCGGAGTACGTCGCGCCCCTGACACCGGCGGCCGCCACTGTCGAAGTCATCGCCGAACTGGCCGGGGTGCCGCATAATTCGTCCGGCGCGGACGAACAGGACGCGGTCCACCAGGCCCTGGCCCCAGGACTGTCCGCGGCGGAGTTCAAGCGACGGTGGCGCGAGCACGTCGAGCGCATCATGCACCGCACGATCGCCGAGTTCGATGCCGAGGTCGATCCGAGAGCAAGTGTCGCGAAGAGTGCCTCGACCGACGCACTGGACACCGAGGACTACGACTGGATCGCCCCGGCGCCCGTTCCGCGGGCGTCCGCGCCCACCGCACTACCCGCGGCACCCGCTGCGCCCGCACCGGCATTCGCGCTGTCTTCGCCGGAACGCGCGGAATTGCTGCCCGGCGGGCCCGACATCGACGCGGTACCACCGCGTGCGGAACTCCTGCGGGAACTGGTGGTTCTGTACGCCGACGCGTTGGAGTACCCGCCCGAGGTGTTCGACGAGGACACCGATCTGGAATCCGAACTCGGTGTCGATTCGGTCAAGCAGACCGAACTGCTGCGCCGCGTCGGGGACAACTACCGGCTCGGGCCGCTGCCAACGGATTTCAAGCTCGGCGAGCACAATACGCTCGGGCGCATCGCCGACCTGATCAACTCTGGGTAG
- a CDS encoding SDR family oxidoreductase: protein MTGPLDGKIALVTGGARAVGRAIALRLAADGALVIINHFRSPADARATKAEIEAAGGRAHIIRASVADAGQRDRMFDEIAATFGALDILVNSAANGRLAAGPAVDEAMIDLAIDTNLKGGLGCSRRARELMRGRAGASIVNISTLGGGQFVLSDYLACGPAKAAVEAMTRYLAVEFAPDGIRVNTAAAGLLESPVAHQFPQAEALRQATVAATPLGRLGTPEELAAIVAFLVSADASWVTGQVLLADGGLSTGAAMLSPPLQPAAPRDDRTESIGTLAAHDTDDLDAEETVVVVGMGITVSGANDPAEFWRELHTGAERFMPVPPDRWDNTNFHDPDPTAADKSYSEHSAFITDFVPHPRLAAELAAAGQTQDQCESTTLWLRNSVLQAMDSVTTRPTDRCGFLVGYTADGNQHAEEATVVAGALRLARNAVRKRGIEHQDEGLAAIEAALRARYPRSVTDPQRVFPHQVGAGAMAGILPADTELLMLDTACSSSLYAVDLGLRGLLDGHYDVAVCGGAFAVGPRGSVLFAKLNGLSARGEVRSFDRTSDGVLFSDGAATVVLKTLRRARADGDRILGVLRGFGASSDGRGKAIYAPNADGQELAIRRAQARPTMRGVRPGWVLAHATGTQAGDSAEFGTLRKTLAGSEPVRVTSNKSVIGHTGWAAGTVSLVQALLGFSNELIPPQHRFDQPPAEFMIDGSNLEIPKAAVRWPAGGDKPRVAAVSSFGFGGTNAHLVVEEPPTVDWRGRGVPTPRSQLQAAPARLAVVAVAAQLPGTTRPHEWLAAEHPVTTFGARYPLPSVAEVKLPPGLLRAIDRCQLMILACARAIHADLGAFWTANSAETGVIVGHFGETHNAMHYATRSYLDDVAATLRADPALARAPWLHDLIADLTAEVDALVPPATENTFPGMMPNVIPARVANYFGLNGLNMTVDTGFTAALSAVDVAARYLRSGELRMALVGGINGNSTEEQRTLLGALLPDAARLAEGAFLLALTTEQTARESSLRVLGYLDPLTAAAARGSAEEIECGAPQSDSRPNLLGAEGALGILTALDTVGADRSVMVRCRGGNGGADAAIRVTGPEFREEAGTAAAPAVSVGERDATVPVGETVTLPVESATDMPENRGGDTISDSRVDVHTWALTADPGVAVRPPIEFLPEAATLLLIDDPRALRGHVIPRRTTVLSLQQGDGVVWVPRVTPEAVGELLERLDPRGEVRHLRLVVDLSADVGTERTETLRALHDLWFLAARQRAAALAKPESSTVALLLRAMDGTAPRPYTGLFTGAIKVAALEWPRSAVFALASDGDLPAAIDLVASESMLSRSLPVAYYRDAVRYRATLTVSADSNPDGYRLTRDSVVVAAGGGRGITAEVLLGLARGSGGRFYILGSSDLDALPARYRDCDDAEFAGARKEYLRRRRAEDPTVAPRVLNAEFERFANARRTARTLRRLEEAGATSVAYLSCDVEDPAAVERAMACVHAAEDRIDLLINAAGRNRSAPIATKDFDEFRRVRDLKLLAYTNLVAALAGRPPRRWCNFGSLLGVTGQVGEVDYASANDFLGTAAVAGAAAGRDELTIGWTLWGEVGLGANPLTKAYFDKTGQYSNMSTAEGIQHFLGQVRAAHPHPYTAHLGVAEYGAVDALLPGFLGPSPRPFYLDRQVAAGQVDGRPWAVYERDFDLDRDAYLADHLVNGVATLPGAFAAELALQAATALLPGWRGYAMEELTFHHFLKVHRPDRPVRKRIRAELLDERTDPAHARVRVEVTEDVIAPNGTVLVRDRPHVSVIVLLAPTLSPAPRWTPWYPATEQPVVDPYHRADAPIRLTGVFETTSNPRLHPLGKRSTYCLELAPSHPVFSRFRVPVLLIDGLLRTGVLAAGDELDRAPVAAPLRIARLDLYEYTNDARLGDGGPIELYAMVPDTATAGDGAGNLFVAVRPDGRIILALKGLEAITTGLARVAVEGDD from the coding sequence ATGACCGGACCTCTCGACGGCAAGATCGCGTTGGTCACCGGTGGCGCCCGCGCGGTAGGCCGGGCGATCGCGCTGCGGCTGGCGGCCGATGGCGCGCTGGTGATCATCAACCATTTCCGCTCGCCCGCCGACGCGCGCGCGACCAAAGCCGAGATCGAGGCCGCGGGTGGCCGGGCGCACATCATCCGCGCCTCGGTGGCCGACGCCGGCCAGCGCGATCGCATGTTCGACGAGATCGCCGCGACATTCGGTGCGCTCGACATCCTGGTCAACAGCGCGGCCAACGGCAGGCTCGCCGCGGGCCCCGCAGTGGACGAGGCCATGATCGATCTCGCGATCGACACGAATCTCAAAGGCGGACTGGGCTGTTCGCGCCGGGCCCGGGAGCTGATGCGGGGCAGGGCAGGCGCGAGCATCGTCAACATCTCCACCCTCGGCGGTGGCCAGTTCGTGCTCTCGGACTACCTGGCCTGCGGGCCGGCCAAGGCCGCGGTCGAGGCGATGACCCGTTATCTCGCCGTCGAATTCGCCCCGGACGGCATCCGAGTGAACACCGCCGCCGCCGGACTGCTGGAAAGTCCGGTAGCACACCAGTTCCCGCAGGCCGAGGCGCTGCGGCAGGCGACGGTGGCCGCGACGCCGCTCGGCAGGCTCGGTACACCGGAGGAACTGGCCGCGATCGTGGCGTTTCTCGTGTCAGCGGATGCGAGCTGGGTGACCGGGCAGGTCTTGCTCGCCGACGGCGGGCTGTCCACCGGCGCGGCCATGTTGTCGCCGCCACTGCAACCGGCCGCGCCGAGGGACGATCGGACGGAGTCGATCGGCACACTGGCGGCGCACGATACCGACGATCTCGACGCCGAGGAAACGGTGGTGGTCGTCGGTATGGGGATCACCGTGTCGGGGGCCAACGACCCGGCGGAGTTCTGGCGTGAACTGCATACCGGCGCCGAGCGTTTCATGCCCGTGCCACCGGATCGGTGGGACAACACCAACTTTCACGATCCGGACCCGACCGCCGCGGACAAGTCGTACTCCGAGCATTCGGCCTTCATCACCGATTTCGTGCCGCACCCCCGGCTGGCTGCCGAACTCGCCGCCGCCGGGCAGACCCAGGACCAATGCGAATCCACCACACTGTGGTTGCGCAATTCGGTGCTGCAGGCCATGGACTCGGTGACAACGCGTCCCACAGATCGCTGTGGATTCCTGGTCGGCTATACCGCTGATGGCAACCAGCACGCCGAGGAGGCGACGGTCGTGGCCGGGGCGCTGCGGCTGGCGCGAAATGCCGTGCGAAAACGCGGTATCGAGCACCAGGATGAGGGGCTCGCGGCCATCGAGGCGGCGCTGCGCGCCCGCTACCCGCGCAGCGTCACCGACCCGCAGCGGGTGTTTCCGCATCAGGTCGGTGCAGGCGCGATGGCGGGCATTCTGCCCGCGGACACCGAACTGCTGATGCTCGATACCGCGTGCTCGTCCTCGCTCTACGCCGTCGATCTCGGCCTGCGTGGGTTGCTGGACGGGCACTACGACGTGGCGGTCTGCGGTGGCGCGTTCGCGGTCGGGCCGCGCGGCTCGGTGCTGTTCGCCAAACTCAACGGCCTGTCCGCGCGCGGCGAGGTGCGCAGTTTCGACCGCACCAGCGACGGTGTGCTGTTCTCCGACGGTGCGGCCACGGTGGTGCTCAAGACCCTGCGCCGGGCGCGCGCGGACGGTGACCGAATCCTCGGTGTGCTGCGCGGGTTCGGCGCCTCCTCCGACGGCCGGGGCAAGGCGATCTACGCACCGAACGCGGATGGCCAGGAGCTGGCCATCCGGCGCGCACAGGCGCGTCCCACTATGCGCGGGGTGCGTCCCGGCTGGGTGCTCGCCCATGCGACCGGCACCCAGGCCGGGGACAGCGCCGAGTTCGGCACTCTGCGCAAGACTCTGGCCGGTAGTGAGCCGGTACGGGTGACGTCCAACAAATCGGTGATCGGGCACACCGGTTGGGCGGCGGGCACCGTGTCACTGGTGCAGGCGCTGCTCGGTTTCAGCAATGAGCTGATCCCACCGCAGCACCGATTCGACCAGCCCCCAGCGGAATTCATGATCGACGGGAGCAACCTGGAGATCCCGAAGGCGGCCGTGCGCTGGCCCGCTGGCGGTGACAAGCCGCGCGTCGCCGCGGTGTCGAGCTTCGGATTCGGCGGGACGAACGCACATCTCGTCGTCGAGGAGCCGCCGACTGTCGACTGGCGCGGACGCGGTGTGCCGACACCGCGATCGCAGCTCCAGGCCGCGCCTGCCCGATTGGCGGTGGTGGCGGTGGCCGCGCAGCTGCCCGGCACGACGCGGCCGCACGAGTGGCTCGCCGCCGAGCATCCGGTGACCACCTTCGGCGCGCGGTATCCGCTGCCGAGTGTCGCGGAGGTCAAGCTGCCGCCGGGGCTGCTGCGTGCGATCGATCGGTGCCAGCTGATGATCTTGGCCTGCGCCCGCGCGATCCATGCTGACCTCGGTGCCTTCTGGACCGCGAACAGCGCCGAAACCGGCGTCATAGTCGGTCATTTCGGTGAGACGCACAATGCCATGCATTACGCGACCCGTTCCTACCTCGACGACGTCGCGGCGACGTTGCGCGCCGATCCCGCACTGGCACGGGCGCCCTGGTTGCACGACTTGATCGCCGACTTGACGGCCGAGGTCGATGCGCTGGTTCCGCCCGCGACGGAGAACACCTTTCCGGGCATGATGCCCAACGTCATTCCCGCCAGGGTCGCGAACTACTTCGGGCTCAACGGCTTGAACATGACGGTGGACACCGGGTTCACCGCCGCGCTTAGCGCCGTCGACGTGGCCGCCCGCTATCTGCGTTCCGGCGAACTGCGCATGGCACTGGTCGGCGGCATCAACGGCAACAGCACCGAGGAACAGCGCACGCTGCTCGGTGCGCTGCTGCCCGACGCGGCGCGGCTGGCCGAGGGCGCGTTCCTGCTGGCCCTCACCACGGAGCAGACGGCGCGCGAGTCGAGCTTGCGGGTGCTCGGCTACCTGGATCCGCTCACGGCGGCGGCCGCGCGCGGCAGCGCGGAAGAAATAGAATGTGGTGCCCCGCAGTCGGATTCGCGGCCGAACCTGCTCGGTGCGGAGGGCGCGCTCGGCATCTTGACGGCGCTGGACACCGTCGGTGCCGACCGCTCGGTGATGGTGCGGTGCCGTGGCGGGAACGGCGGCGCGGACGCCGCGATCCGGGTGACCGGACCGGAATTCCGGGAAGAGGCGGGCACCGCGGCAGCGCCCGCGGTGTCGGTGGGTGAGCGCGACGCGACGGTACCCGTGGGCGAAACTGTGACGCTCCCCGTCGAATCGGCTACTGACATGCCGGAAAACCGTGGTGGGGACACGATCTCGGACAGCCGCGTCGACGTGCACACGTGGGCGTTGACCGCGGACCCCGGCGTGGCGGTCCGCCCGCCGATCGAATTCCTGCCCGAGGCCGCGACATTGCTGCTGATCGATGATCCCCGGGCGCTGCGCGGCCACGTCATACCGCGCCGTACGACGGTGCTCTCATTGCAGCAGGGTGACGGCGTCGTGTGGGTGCCGCGGGTGACCCCCGAGGCCGTCGGCGAGCTGCTGGAGCGGCTGGATCCACGGGGCGAGGTCCGGCATCTGCGCCTGGTCGTCGATCTGTCGGCTGACGTCGGCACCGAACGCACGGAAACGCTACGCGCGCTGCATGATCTGTGGTTCCTCGCGGCACGACAGCGCGCGGCCGCCCTAGCGAAGCCCGAGTCATCCACCGTGGCACTGCTGCTGCGCGCGATGGACGGTACCGCGCCGCGTCCGTACACGGGCCTGTTCACCGGCGCGATCAAGGTCGCGGCCCTCGAATGGCCGCGAAGTGCGGTGTTCGCCCTGGCGAGCGACGGTGACCTGCCTGCGGCCATCGACCTCGTCGCGTCGGAATCGATGCTGTCGCGGTCCCTGCCGGTCGCCTACTACCGTGATGCGGTCCGGTATCGGGCGACCTTGACGGTGTCGGCCGACTCGAATCCGGACGGCTATCGGCTCACGCGGGATTCGGTGGTGGTCGCGGCCGGTGGTGGCCGGGGTATCACCGCCGAAGTGCTGCTCGGCTTGGCCCGCGGCTCCGGTGGCCGGTTCTATATCCTCGGCAGCAGTGACCTCGATGCGCTGCCCGCACGCTACCGGGACTGCGACGACGCCGAATTCGCCGGCGCCAGGAAGGAATATCTGCGCCGGCGGCGGGCCGAGGACCCGACCGTCGCGCCGCGCGTGCTGAACGCGGAATTCGAGCGGTTCGCCAACGCGCGTCGAACGGCGCGCACGCTGCGCAGGCTCGAGGAGGCCGGGGCCACCAGCGTGGCGTATCTGTCGTGTGACGTCGAGGACCCTGCGGCGGTCGAGCGGGCCATGGCGTGCGTGCACGCCGCCGAGGACCGGATCGATCTGCTGATCAATGCCGCGGGCCGCAATCGGTCCGCGCCGATCGCGACGAAGGACTTCGACGAGTTCCGGCGGGTGCGCGATCTCAAACTGCTCGCCTACACCAATCTCGTTGCCGCGCTTGCCGGCAGGCCGCCGCGCCGGTGGTGCAACTTCGGCTCGCTACTCGGCGTCACCGGTCAGGTCGGCGAGGTGGACTACGCCTCGGCCAACGACTTTCTCGGCACCGCCGCGGTGGCGGGCGCGGCCGCGGGCCGCGACGAGCTCACCATCGGCTGGACGCTGTGGGGTGAGGTCGGCCTCGGTGCGAACCCCTTGACCAAGGCCTATTTCGACAAGACGGGGCAGTACTCGAACATGTCCACCGCGGAAGGCATCCAGCACTTCCTCGGCCAGGTGCGCGCCGCGCATCCGCATCCCTACACCGCGCATCTCGGCGTCGCGGAGTACGGGGCGGTCGACGCGTTGCTGCCCGGCTTCCTCGGGCCGAGCCCGCGACCGTTCTATCTCGATCGGCAGGTGGCCGCGGGCCAGGTGGACGGCCGTCCGTGGGCGGTGTACGAGCGCGACTTCGACCTGGATCGGGACGCCTATCTCGCCGACCACCTGGTCAACGGGGTGGCCACCCTGCCGGGCGCGTTCGCCGCGGAGCTGGCGTTGCAGGCGGCCACCGCGTTGCTGCCCGGCTGGCGTGGATATGCCATGGAGGAGTTGACCTTTCACCACTTCCTCAAGGTGCACCGTCCGGATCGTCCCGTGCGCAAGCGCATTCGTGCCGAGTTGCTCGACGAGCGAACCGATCCCGCGCACGCGCGGGTCCGTGTCGAGGTGACCGAGGACGTGATCGCGCCGAACGGAACGGTGCTCGTCCGCGACCGGCCGCACGTCAGCGTGATCGTATTGCTGGCGCCGACGTTGTCGCCCGCGCCGCGCTGGACGCCCTGGTATCCGGCCACCGAACAGCCTGTTGTCGATCCGTACCATCGCGCGGACGCGCCGATCCGGTTGACCGGTGTCTTCGAAACGACGTCGAACCCCAGGCTGCACCCACTCGGCAAGCGGTCGACCTACTGCCTGGAGCTGGCGCCGAGCCACCCGGTGTTCTCCCGGTTCCGCGTGCCGGTGCTGCTCATCGACGGCCTGCTCCGGACTGGTGTGCTCGCGGCGGGCGACGAGCTGGACCGGGCGCCCGTCGCCGCACCGCTGCGCATCGCGCGCCTCGACCTGTACGAGTACACCAACGACGCCCGCCTGGGCGACGGCGGCCCGATCGAGCTGTACGCGATGGTGCCGGACACGGCGACGGCGGGGGATGGCGCGGGCAATCTGTTCGTCGCGGTCCGCCCGGATGGGCGAATCATCCTGGCACTCAAGGGACTCGAAGCGATAACCACCGGCCTCGCACGGGTCGCGGTAGAAGGAGACGATTGA
- a CDS encoding cytochrome P450, whose amino-acid sequence MAILDADLAHRLPPGPVGAHRLLRHIRALRTDAPTLFEALRRGYGDTVRLPLGLLTATLVFHPDGIKHVLQDNNANYVRGIGYERFKIFMGDGLLTTDGPLWRERRRTINPMFHRMAIGEMVDTMASATAEAIGRWETLGPDGYAGDVVPEMMGVTLSAMGRIMFDTDLAADRERIGDAMDTAVRAMVFRGTMPELLPAWMPFPSNRRTVAARDVLHEVIDRIIAAHRDGSHGNRPDLVNLLLAEADSGGLDDVAVRDELMTIFMAGHETTATALAWTLFEVARDPEVQQRLFEEAQRVFGGSGEPHLADLAELTYTRMVLDEALRLHPPIWVFPRATVDDDDIAGSHVPAGECVFLSPYVTHRHPDLWDDPTRFDPERFTEAAKRERPRYTYFPFGGGQRKCVGESMALTQMTLTLAMMVSRFTFHALPGLGEELSTAVSLRPARGIGLRIVPRDA is encoded by the coding sequence ATGGCGATCCTGGACGCGGATCTCGCACACCGACTGCCGCCGGGGCCGGTCGGGGCACATCGGCTGCTGCGCCATATTCGGGCGTTGCGCACCGACGCACCGACCCTGTTCGAGGCGCTGCGCCGCGGCTACGGCGATACCGTGCGGCTGCCACTCGGCCTGCTGACCGCGACACTGGTCTTCCACCCCGACGGCATCAAGCATGTGCTGCAAGACAACAACGCCAACTACGTGCGAGGTATCGGCTACGAGCGCTTCAAGATCTTCATGGGCGACGGGCTGCTGACCACCGACGGTCCGCTCTGGCGGGAGCGCAGGCGCACGATCAACCCGATGTTCCATCGGATGGCCATCGGGGAGATGGTCGACACGATGGCGTCGGCGACCGCGGAGGCGATCGGGCGCTGGGAAACCCTCGGACCCGATGGCTACGCCGGTGACGTCGTGCCCGAGATGATGGGCGTCACGCTGAGCGCGATGGGCCGCATCATGTTCGACACCGACCTGGCCGCTGATCGGGAGCGGATCGGCGATGCCATGGACACGGCGGTGCGGGCGATGGTGTTTCGCGGCACCATGCCGGAACTGCTGCCCGCCTGGATGCCTTTCCCGTCGAATCGGCGGACCGTGGCGGCCCGCGACGTGCTGCACGAGGTGATCGACCGGATCATCGCCGCGCACCGCGACGGTAGCCACGGCAACCGGCCGGACCTGGTGAATTTGCTGCTCGCTGAGGCGGATTCCGGCGGACTGGACGACGTGGCGGTGCGCGACGAGCTGATGACGATCTTCATGGCCGGACACGAGACCACCGCCACGGCGCTGGCCTGGACCCTGTTCGAGGTCGCGCGCGACCCCGAGGTCCAGCAGCGCCTGTTCGAGGAGGCCCAGCGGGTCTTCGGTGGCAGCGGCGAACCGCACCTCGCGGACCTGGCAGAGCTGACCTACACCAGGATGGTGCTCGACGAGGCACTACGGCTGCATCCGCCCATCTGGGTGTTTCCGCGCGCGACGGTCGACGACGACGACATCGCGGGCAGCCACGTGCCCGCGGGGGAGTGCGTGTTCCTGAGCCCCTATGTGACGCACCGACATCCGGACCTGTGGGACGATCCGACCCGATTCGATCCGGAGCGGTTCACCGAGGCGGCCAAGCGCGAGCGCCCGCGCTACACCTACTTCCCGTTCGGCGGCGGCCAGCGCAAGTGCGTCGGCGAGTCGATGGCGCTCACCCAGATGACGCTGACCTTGGCGATGATGGTGTCGCGGTTCACCTTTCATGCCCTGCCTGGACTCGGCGAGGAACTGTCGACCGCTGTTTCCCTGCGGCCCGCCCGCGGCATCGGGCTGCGGATCGTGCCGAGGGACGCATGA